The DNA window CGGGCAACACCACCGTGCTGCGCACACCGCCGGGCGCTGCGCAGTACCTGGCCAGCTACATCGACCGGGTTGGCCTGGACGAGGTGGTCGGCTGTATCGCCGGCGACGACACAATCTTCGTGCTTGCGCGCGAGCCGCTTACCGGCAAAGACCTGGGCGTCAAAGTCTTCGGGCATGTCCACCCGGCCAACGAATAGGCGGTGCACGCCGGTTGCCCCGCTGCTTAAGGCACCGGGGTACGCTTAGCCAAGCGTGAAATTTTTCAACTTGATTTACACCTAAAGCAAAGGAGCTTTCTTTTCATGAGCAATCGCGTTGTTCTCGCGTACTCCGGCGGTCTAGATACCTCCGTCGCCATCCCGTACCTGGGCGAAATGCTGGACGCTGACGTCGTCGCCGTCTCGCTCGACCTGGGTCAGGGCGGCGAGGACATGGAGTCGGTGCGCCAGCGCGCGCTCGACTGTGGCGCGGTCGAGTCCGTCGTGGTGGACGCGAAGGACGAGTTCGCCGAGGAGTACTGCCTGCCCACCATCAAGGCCAACGGCATGTACCAGGGCGAGTACCCGCTGGTATCCGCCATTTCGCGCCCGTTGATTGTCAAGCACCTGGTGGAGGCAGCACAGGAGCACGGCGGTACTCACGTCGCACACGGCTGCACCGGTAAGGGCAACGACCAGGTCCGCTTCGAGGTCGGCTTCCTTAACCAGGACCCGGATCTGGAGATCGTGGCACCTGCGCGCGACTTTGCGTGGACCCGTGACAAGGCCATCGAGTTCGCAGAGGGCAAGGACCTGCCGATCGAGCAGTCCGCAGCATCTCCGTTCTCCATCGACCAGAACGTGTGGGGCCGCGCCGTCGAGACCGGTTTCCTGGAGGACCTGTGGAACCCGCCGACAAAGGACCTCTACGCCTACACCGAGGACCCGGCGCTGGGCAACGCCCCGGACGAGGTCATCATCTCCTTTGAGTCCGGCAAGCCCGTCGCCATCGACGGCCGCAAGGTCACCGTGCTGGAGGCCATCGAGGAGCTCAACCGCCGCGCCGGTGCGCAGGGCATCGGCCGCCTGGACATGGTCGAGGACCGCCTGGTGGGCATCAAGTCCCGCGAGGTCTACGAGGCACCGGGCGCGATCACCCTGATCACCGCGCACAAGGCGCTGGAGGATGTCACCGTCGAGCGTGAGCTCGCGCGCTACAAGCGGCTTATCGACGCCCGCTGGTCCGAAGAGGTCTACGACGGCCTCTGGTTCGGCCCGCTGAAGCGCTCCTTGGACGCGTTCATCGAGTCCACCCAGGAGCACGTCACCGGCGATATCCGAATGGAGCTGCACGCGGGCAAGGCGACGGTCAACGGCCGCCGCTCCAACCACTCGCTCTACGACTTCAACCTGGCTACCTACGACACGGGCGACACCTTCGACCAGACCCTGGCCAAGGGCTTCGTGCGCCTGCACGGCCTGAGCTCGCAGATTGCCAACAAGCGCGACCGCGAAGCGGGCGCGCAGAAGTAGGAGCCGATAGGTATGGAGCAGCACAAGACGAATGAAGGCGCGCTGTGGGGCGGCCGTTTCTCCGGCGGTCCCTCGGAAGCGATGTTCGCCCTGAGCGTGTCCACCCACTTTGATTGGGTGCTCGCACCGTATGACGTGTTGGCCTCGAAGGCGCACGCCAAGGTGCTGCACAAGGCGGGCCTGCTTTCCGACGCCGACCTGGACACCATGCTCACCGGCCTCGATCAGCTGGGCAAGGACGTCGCCGACGGCACGTTTGTCCCGGCTCCGACGGACGAGGATGTCCACGGCGCGATGGAGCGCGGCCTGATCGAGCGCGTCGGCCCCGAGGTCGGCGGCCGCCTGCGCGCGGGACGTTCTCGCAACGACCAGGTCGCCGCGATGTTCCGCATGTGGTGCCGCGACGCCCTGCGCGGGGTCGCGGTTGAGGTGAGCAACCTCATCGACGCGCTCGTCGACCAAGCGGCGGCACACCCGGACGCGATTATGCCGGGCAAGACCCACTTCCAGGCGGCGCAGCCGATTCTGCTCGCGCACTCTCTGCTCGCGCACGCGCAGCCGCTGCTGCGCGACCTGGAGCGCATCCAGGACGCAGACAAGCGCCTGGCGGTCTCGCCCTACGGCTCCGGTGCCCTGGCGGGTTCCTCCTTGCACCTGGACCCGGAGGCAATCGCCACTGAGCTGGGCTTCGACTCCGCGACCGATAACTCGCTCGACGGCACCGCCTCGCGCGACTTCGCGGCCGAGACCGCCTACGTGCTCGCCCAGATCGCCGTGGACATCTCCCGGCTGTCGGAGGAGCTCATCGCGTGGTCCACGCCGGAGTTCGGCTACATCACGCTTGACGACGCCTGGTCGACCGGCTCCTCGATCATGCCGCAGAAGAAGAACCCGGACGTACCCGAGCTCGCTCGCGGCAAGACCGGCCGCCTGCTGGGCAACCTCACCGGGCTGCTGGCCACGCTGAAGGCGATGCCGCTGGCGTACAACCGCGACCTGCAGGAAGACAAGGAGCCGGTGATCGACTCGGTCAACCAGCTGCGCATCCTCCTGCCGGCGATGACCGGGTTGGTGTCCACGCTGGTGTTCCACGAGGACCGCATGCGCGAGCTCGCGCCGGCCGGTTTCACTCTGGCCACGGATCTGGCGGAGTGGATGGTGCGCCAGGGCGTGCCCTTCCGCGAAGCCCACGAGGCCTCCGGCGCCTGCGTGCGTATCGCTGAGCAGCGCGGCGTCGATTTGGTGGATTTGACGGATGAGGAGCTCGCGGGCGTCGATAAGCGATTGAAGCCCGAGGTGCGCGAGGTGCTCACCATCGATGGGGCAGTGGCCTCCCGCGACACCCGCGGTGGCACCGCCAAGGTGCGCGTGGTGGAGCAGCGCGAACGCGTGGCGGAGGCTAATGCGGCGTACCGCGCCTGGGCCGAGAAGCCCTTGCGCGGCTAGGGGGTACTCCTTTCCACTGCGAAGTGACTTAGCGCACTCTATGCTGGGTGCATGACTGAATCTACTGGCGACAACCGAAAGCAACGCGGATCCCGCGTGCTTTCGGTTGTTTTGGGTTGTATCCTGCTCGTGCTTGCTGGGTATGCGGTCTACAGCGCGCGAGACTCCCAGTCTTCTGGAGGGTTTTTCGGGCTTGGTGGCGGCTCGGGTATGACCACAGTGCGCGGTGTGATCGGCTCGGAAAAGCGGGACTACTTCGACGACCCGGAAGTCAAAGAGCGACTGGAGAAGCTCGGCTATACCGTCGAGTTTTCCACTGCGGGCTCGCGGCAGATCGCCACGAGTACTGACTTAGAGAAGCAGGACTTCGTCTTTCCTTCCTCCGGTCCGGCCGCACAAAAGGTGAAGAGTCTGGGATCCAACTACTCGGTGGACTACCCCTTCTTTACCCCGATGGCCATTGCGAGCTGGAAGCCGCTGGCGGAGATGCTCGAGCGCGAGGGCGTGGTCCACCGCGCCGATGGTGCCTACGCCTTCGACATGGCCGCCTACATCAAGCTGGTGGAAGAAGGGAAGCGCTGGCGCGACCTTGGCGACGGCTACGCCTCGCCCCGCCAGGTGCAGGTAAGCACCACGGATATTCGTACTTCCAACTCTGCGGCGATGTACCTGTCGCTGCTGGCGTGGCAGTTCCAGGAGGAAGAGCCCGGCATCTCCCCTGATGCGCTCGTGGACAAGATTGCCCCGTTCTTTGTGGGCCAGGGTTACTCCGAATCCTCGTCTTCGGCACCGTTTCGCGATTACCTGAGCCAGGGGATGGGTTCCATGCCGCTGGTGCTGGTGTACGAGGCGCAGTTCCTTGGCGAGCAGATGAAGGAGCGCTCGCGGATCCGCGAGGACATGGTGCTCATGCAGCTCGAACCCACGGTGGTGGCAAACCACGGCATCGTCGGGATCTCCGATGCAGGTAAGGAGCTTGGACGCCTGCTGAGCACGGACCCGGAGCTGCAACAACTGGCAGCCAAGCACGGCTTCCGCCCGGCTGAAAGTGGCTCGCTGGCAGAAGAACTCGAAGCACACGGCCTGCCCGCGCCGTCCGATTACGTCAACAGCGTCGACCCACCCACCTTTGACCAGCTCGAGCAGCTTCTCGACGGGGTGGGCGAGCGCTACGGAGGCCAACCGCCCGCCAACGAGGAGGCAACCCTATGAAGAGAATCTTTGCCCTCTGCACGACGCTGATGCTGGCACTGGTCGCATCCGGGTGCTCGGCGCTGGACCAGCTCCCGCAGCTGGGAGAAAACAAGCCGCTGCACATTGTGGCGGCCACTGAGCTGCAAGACCTCGAACCGCTAATTCAGCAGGCCGGTGAGGAGCTGGGCACCGATATCGAGGTGACCTACCTCGGCGGCACCCTAGAGAACTCGCAGGCGCTCAAGGCCGGTGAGCTGGACGGGGCGTACGACGCGACCTGGTTCGCCACGAACCGCTACGCCAACCTGATCGGTGCCGCGGATGCGCTGGGGGAGGAGTACCCGCTGGCGAGCTCGCCGATCGCGATTGGGCTGCGCAGCGAAATCGCTCGCTCCAACGGCTGGGTTGACAACCCGCCCACCTGGGAAGACCTTGCCCAGGCCGCGAAGGACGGCGAGTTTACCTTCGGGATGACGGACCCCACCGCGTCGAACTCCGGGTTTTCTACCGTGGTCTCCGCCGCTACCGCGCTCGCGGACACAGGCGTGGCGCTTTCCCAGCAGGACCTTGACGCGGTAGGTCCGCAGCTAGGAGAGTTCTTCTCGGCCCAGACCCTGTCCTCGGGCTCGTCTGGGTGGCTCGCGGACACCTTCCGCGACGACTCGTCGAAAGCCGACGGCATCTTCAACTACGAGTCCACCCTGCACCAGTTGAAGAAGGACGGGGTCGACCTTGAGGTGATCGTGCCCGCAGACGGCACGATCACCGCCGACTACCCGTTGAGCACGCTGCGCACGCCGCAGCACGAAGGCTCCGCTGACACCGTGCGCGAGCTGGCAGAGTGGTTCGAGGAGCACCAGCAGGAAGTCGCAGACACCTACCGTCGCCCGGTCTTCCCGGTAGACGCCCTGCCCGCGGAGCTGTCCGGCCAGAACCCGATCGACCTGCAATACCCGGCAAACGAGACCGTGGCACGCACCCTGCTGGAGCGCTACAACGACGACTTCCGCCGCCCGGGCCAGTCCATCTTCCTGCTGGATACCTCCGGGTCAATGCAGGGCGAGCGCATGACTTCGCTGAAGGCCATCATGGGCCAGCTCATTGGGGGCTCCGCGGCGACGTCGACAGGCGATGTTTCCTTCCGCAACCGGGAATCAGTAAGTCTACGGCCGTTCAACAGCGAACTGCTCGACGGCGTGACCGCGACGCTTTCCGAGGATGATCCACAAAGTCGCGCCACGCTAAGCGAGTTTATCGACGGTCTCGAAGCCGACGGGTACACCGCCACCTACGGAGCCCTGAAGGGAGTGCTGGAAGAGCAAGCCAAGATGCGCAGCGCCGAGCAGGATGGTGAGTTCCGTGCCCCGACGATCGTGCTGCTTTCCGACGGTGAAGCGACCGTGCCACCCTTTTACGATGAGTTCGCAGCCGAGTATGCCCAGCACGACGAGTGGGCAGGTATACCCGTCTTCGTCATTCTGTACGGCGAGGCGAAACGCGCTGAAATGGACAAGCTTGCGGAACTGACGGGGGGTAAAGTTTTCGACGCACAGCAGGCAGAGTTGGCCGAGATGTTTAAGGAGATCCGTGGCTACCAATAAGTGGGAGTACTTCAGCTCGCGCAAGAACCAGGTCGGCATGATCGCCGCCGCGCTGACCACGGGCCTGTTCATCGTGTTTGGCCTCATTGGCGCGGCAGGCGTGATCCCGTGGCTGGTTGCCACTACCGCGGCGTACGGCGCGGGTGCGCTGCTGACCCCCTCGCGCGAGCAGAAGGCCCTGGAGCCGAGTGTCCCGACGCAGGCACTGATCGACGCCGAAGTACAGGAGAACCTGACGAAGCTGCACCGCGCGAACGTACCCCCGCCGGTCTACAACGAGGCGCTCGCCCTGCAAGCTGCGATCCGTTTCGTGCTCTCGCGCTGGGACGATCTGAACGCGACGCCAGAGCACCAGCAGACGGTGTACAACGTGTCGAAAATCTACTTCCCCGAGGTCGTGACCACCTACCTCAACTCCCCGCTGTACCGCGGGGAGGATGCCTCCCTGTGGTGCATGGAGTCCCTCGACACCATGACGAAGGCCGTCGACCGGGTCAAGCAGGGCATTTTGGACAACAACTTGCGCGCGCTCGAATCGCAAGCCACCTACCTCAAGGAGGCGCTGAAAGGGCCAATCCCGCTTGACGACGCAGCGTTGGACCCACCAACCGATCCCGACACTCCTTCGATGAACCCCTACCAGTAAGCTTGAGTGCTATGAGTCTCGATCCGAAACTCCTTGACGTACTTGCCTGCCCACAGGACAAGGGCCCGCTGACGTACAAGGAAGATGAACAGTTGCTGGTGAACGAGCGCCTCAACATTGCCTATCGCATCGACGACGGCATCCCGGTGCTCCTTATCGACGAGGCGCAGGACTATCCGTCCGCACCGTCCGCGTAGCTACGCGCTTCGCTCAGCCCTGTATCACCACGAGAGAATTGAGAGAGACTACCTATGAGCACGAACATTGTTGATGAGCTTGAATGGCGCGGACTGATCAACCAGTCCACTGACCTGGAGGCACTGCGGACCGCGACCGAGGCGCCGATCAGCCTGTACTGCGGTTTTGACCCGACGGGCCCGTCGCTGCACGCGGGCCACCTCGTCCCTCTGCTCATGCTCCGCCGCTTCCAGGAAGCTGGCCATCGCCCGATCGTGCTGGCCGGCGGCGCTACCGGCATGATCGGCGACCCGCGAGACGTGGGGGAGCGAACGATGAACTCCTCTGACACGGTCGCCGACTGGGCAGGTCGCATTTCGAGCCAGCTCGAGCGCTTCGTTTCCTTCGAGGGGGACAACGCCGCGCTGCTGGTGAACAATAATGACTGGATCAAGGACATGACCGTCATTGACTTCCTCCGCGACGTGGGCAAGCACTTCTCCTTGTCCACCATGCTCAGCCGCGACACCGTGAAGCGCCGCCTGGAAAACGACGGCATCTCCTACACCGAGTTCTCCTACATGCTGCTGCAAGCAAACGACTACGTGCAGTTGCGTCGCAACCACGACTGCGTGCTGCAGGTCGGTGGCGGCGACCAGTGGGGCAACCTTGTCGCTGGCGTAGACCTGAACCGTCGCATGGATGGCGAGCAGGTTCACGCGCTGACTGTTCCGCTCGTGACCGATTCCGAGGGCAAGAAGTTCGGCAAGTCCACCGGCGGCGGCTCCCTGTGGCTCGATCCGGAAATGACCAGCCCGTACACCTGGTACCAATACTTTGTGAACACTGCTGATGCCGACGTTATCCGCTACCTGCGTTGGTTCACCTTCCTTGATCAGGAAGAGCTTGATCGTCTTGCGGTCGAGGTGGAAGAGCGCCCCTTCAAGCGTGAGGCACAGAAGCGTCTCGCGCAGGAGATGACCGACCTGGTGCACGGGGTGAAGGCTCGCGAAGGCGTTGAACTTGCTTCGCAGGCGCTGTTCGGTCGCGCCGAGATCCGTGACCTGGACGAGCAGACGCTCGCCTCGGCAGTCTCCGCGACCGAGGTCTTCGAGTTCAGCGACGCTGAGACCTCCATCGTCGATCTGCTCGTCGGCGCTGGCTTGTCGGAGTCGAAGGGCGCAGCCCGCCGATCCGTCAAGGAAGGCGGCATCTACGTCAACAACGAGCGTGTGGAGTCCGAGGACTGGACGCCGACTGCCGACGATCTCCTGCACGGATCGTGGCTCGTGCTGCGCCGCGGCAAGAAGAGCTTTGCTGGCGCCAAGAAGATGTAGGGCTTCAATTCGCTGCAACGCCGTTGCTTCTCGTGTAAGGAGAAGCAACGGCGTTTTGCTTTGCACGAATATGCGGCTTGTGCTGGCGATTTGTGTTGGTGTGTGGAAAATGGTTAAGTATTTTCTCGTTGCCGCGAGCGAGTGAGTCGCTGGGTGGGAACGAGATAATTTCAAAGTGTTGCAGGCTTGGTTTGCAGGTTGTTTGGTCGGGGTTGTTCTCGATTTTGACTTTTGTTTACCTTGTGTGTAACGTTGAGATCCGCTGCTTAGCGCTGATTGGTTGAGTACTGGTTGGTGCGGGTGTGCGTGTGTTGTTTGAGAACTCGATAGTGTGCCAATGTACTTTTGTTTGTGGATTGGTTGCGTGCCTGGTTGTGCTGGCTGTGCCCTGTGTGGGTGTGGTTGGTGTGTGCCGGTGGTGCTGCCCTTGAATCTCTAATTTTGGGTGGTGTTTTGCTGGTTGCTTGGTGCGTGATGTGATTCGCGTTATTTTGTAACTATTTTTGTTTTGCCGGTCCTTGTTTTCCCTCGTCGGGTGAGGGCCGGTTTATAAACAGTAATTTGAGGATTTGCCAGTCCTGCATTGCAGTTTTTGTGGTGTGGGTTGGTTTGTTTTTGGTTAGGTTTTCAGGCTTTTCACGGCCTTGTTTCTTGCTGAAACATTTGTTTTTGTGGAGAGTTTGATCCTGGCTCAGGATGAACGCTGGCGGCGTGCTTAACACATGCAAGTCGAACGGAAAGGCCGAAGCTTGCTTCGGTACTCGAGTGGCGAACGGGTGAGTAACACGTGGGTGATCTGCCCTGTACTTCGGGATAAGCTTGGGAAACTGGGTCTAATACCGGATATGACGATCTCTTGGATGGGGTTGTGGAAAGCTTTTGCGGTATGGGATGAGCTCGCGGCCTATCAGCTTGTTGGTGGGGTAATGGCCTACCAAGGCGTCGACGGGTAGCCGGCCTGAGAGGGTGTACGGCCACATTGGGACTGAGATACGGCCCAGACTCCTACGGGAGGCAGCAGTGGGGAATATTGCACAATGGGCGCAAGCCTGATGCAGCGACGCCGCGTGGGGGATGACGGCCTTCGGGTTGTAAACTCCTTTCGCAACCGACGAAGCTTTTGTGACGGTAGGTTGAGAAGAAGCACCGGCTAACTACGTGCCAGCAGCCGCGGTAATACGTAGGGTGCGAGCGTTGTCCGGAATTACTGGGCGTAAAGAGCTCGTAGGTGGTTTGTCGCGTCGTTTGTGGAATACCGCAGCTTAACTGCGGGGTTGCAGGCGATACGGGCATAACTTGAGTGCTGTAGGGGAGACTGGAATTCCTGGTGTAGCGGTGGAATGCGCAGATATCAGGAGGAACACCGATGGCGAAGGCAGGTCTCTGGGCAGTAACTGACGCTGAGGAGCGAAAGCATGGGGAGCGAACAGGATTAGATACCCTGGTAGTCCATGCCGTAAACGGTGGGCGCTAGGTGTGAGTCCCTTCCACGGGGTTCGTGCCGTAGCTAACGCATTAAGCGCCCCGCCTGGGGAGTACGGCCGCAAGGCTAAAACTCAAAGGAATTGACGGGGGCCCGCACAAGCGGCGGAGCATGTGGATTAATTCGATGCAACGCGAAGAACCTTACCTGGGCTTGACATACACCGGATCGCTGCAGAGATGTAGCTTCCCTTTGTGGCTGGTGTACAGGTGGTGCATGGTTGTCGTCAGCTCGTGTCGTGAGATGTTGGGTTAAGTCCCGCAACGAGCGCAACCCTTGTCTTATGTTGCCAGCATTTGGTTGGGGACTCATGAGAGACTGCCGGGGTTAACTCGGAGGAAGGTGGGGATGACGTCAAATCATCATGCCCCTTATGTCCAGGGCTTCACACATGCTACAATGGTCGGTACAACGCGTTTGCGAGCTCGTGAGGGTGGGCTAATCGCTGAAAGCCGGTCGTAGTTCGGATTGGGGTCTGCAACTCGACCCCATGAAGTCGGAGTCGCTAGTAATCGCAGATCAGCAACGCTGCGGTGAATACGTTCCCGGGCCTTGTACACACCGCCCGTCACGTCATGAAAGTTGGTAACACCCGAAGCCCATGGCCCAAACKTGTTAGGGAGTGGTCGAAGGTGGGATCGGCGATTGGGACGAAGTCGTAACAAGGTAGCCGTACCGGAAGGTGCGGCTGGATCACCTCCTTTCTAAGGAGCTTTTTTAATGTGCCCACGGTTGTGGGACGTGTGGTGGTTGAGTCGCCGAGTGTGTGACTGCCACCRAWWAKTRTTTKRAAWTCCGGGTGGATGCRYAYCCGCAGKRCAYRGAKKSMCTGCGTAGCAGACCTGGGTGGTAACCAAGCTTCACAAACATTGTTTTGGGTATGTTGGCATGCTGTTGGGTGTCTGGGGCAGCACACAATGAGCTACGCCGGTTGGTGTGGTTGTGGTTGTCTTGTTGGCCTGCACGTGAATGATCATGCGCCCTGGTTGGTGTGTGGTTGTTGTGGTGTGGGTGTGTTGTGTGAGAACTGTATAGTGGACGCGAGCATCTTTCTTCTTTCCATGCTCCGCATTGTTTKKGTGGGGTGTGGGTTGATTTATTTTTGTGTTTTGCAATGTTTTGTGTTTGCAAGATCGTTTGTAAGTGTTTTGTGTATCTGCGCATGCTGTCTGCYGCTKTTKKGTGGYGAGGTGGTGTGTGTTTGTATCGTGTTGGGTAATTTGTTTGGTTATTCAGGGCGTACGGTGGATGCCTTGGCATGCTTAGCCGATGAAGGACGTGTGAGGCTGCGTTATGCCTCGGGGAGTTGTCAACAAAGCGTTGATCCGAGGATGTCCGAATGGGGAAACCCAGCACCGGTTGTGTGGTGTTACCCGCAGATGAATGCATAGTCTGTGTGGGGGTTGACGCGGGGAAGTGAAACATCTCAGTACCCGTAGGAGAAGAAAACAATTGTGATTCTGCTAGTAGCGGCGAGCGAACGTGGATGAGGCTAAACCATGTGCGTGTGAGACCTGGCAGGGGTTGCGTGTGTGGGGTTGTGGGGTGCAATGGAYCYAGGCTGCCATCTGGGT is part of the Corynebacterium imitans genome and encodes:
- a CDS encoding argininosuccinate synthase; this translates as MSNRVVLAYSGGLDTSVAIPYLGEMLDADVVAVSLDLGQGGEDMESVRQRALDCGAVESVVVDAKDEFAEEYCLPTIKANGMYQGEYPLVSAISRPLIVKHLVEAAQEHGGTHVAHGCTGKGNDQVRFEVGFLNQDPDLEIVAPARDFAWTRDKAIEFAEGKDLPIEQSAASPFSIDQNVWGRAVETGFLEDLWNPPTKDLYAYTEDPALGNAPDEVIISFESGKPVAIDGRKVTVLEAIEELNRRAGAQGIGRLDMVEDRLVGIKSREVYEAPGAITLITAHKALEDVTVERELARYKRLIDARWSEEVYDGLWFGPLKRSLDAFIESTQEHVTGDIRMELHAGKATVNGRRSNHSLYDFNLATYDTGDTFDQTLAKGFVRLHGLSSQIANKRDREAGAQK
- the argH gene encoding argininosuccinate lyase, with translation MEQHKTNEGALWGGRFSGGPSEAMFALSVSTHFDWVLAPYDVLASKAHAKVLHKAGLLSDADLDTMLTGLDQLGKDVADGTFVPAPTDEDVHGAMERGLIERVGPEVGGRLRAGRSRNDQVAAMFRMWCRDALRGVAVEVSNLIDALVDQAAAHPDAIMPGKTHFQAAQPILLAHSLLAHAQPLLRDLERIQDADKRLAVSPYGSGALAGSSLHLDPEAIATELGFDSATDNSLDGTASRDFAAETAYVLAQIAVDISRLSEELIAWSTPEFGYITLDDAWSTGSSIMPQKKNPDVPELARGKTGRLLGNLTGLLATLKAMPLAYNRDLQEDKEPVIDSVNQLRILLPAMTGLVSTLVFHEDRMRELAPAGFTLATDLAEWMVRQGVPFREAHEASGACVRIAEQRGVDLVDLTDEELAGVDKRLKPEVREVLTIDGAVASRDTRGGTAKVRVVEQRERVAEANAAYRAWAEKPLRG
- a CDS encoding vWA domain-containing protein; amino-acid sequence: MKRIFALCTTLMLALVASGCSALDQLPQLGENKPLHIVAATELQDLEPLIQQAGEELGTDIEVTYLGGTLENSQALKAGELDGAYDATWFATNRYANLIGAADALGEEYPLASSPIAIGLRSEIARSNGWVDNPPTWEDLAQAAKDGEFTFGMTDPTASNSGFSTVVSAATALADTGVALSQQDLDAVGPQLGEFFSAQTLSSGSSGWLADTFRDDSSKADGIFNYESTLHQLKKDGVDLEVIVPADGTITADYPLSTLRTPQHEGSADTVRELAEWFEEHQQEVADTYRRPVFPVDALPAELSGQNPIDLQYPANETVARTLLERYNDDFRRPGQSIFLLDTSGSMQGERMTSLKAIMGQLIGGSAATSTGDVSFRNRESVSLRPFNSELLDGVTATLSEDDPQSRATLSEFIDGLEADGYTATYGALKGVLEEQAKMRSAEQDGEFRAPTIVLLSDGEATVPPFYDEFAAEYAQHDEWAGIPVFVILYGEAKRAEMDKLAELTGGKVFDAQQAELAEMFKEIRGYQ
- a CDS encoding Trm112 family protein yields the protein MSLDPKLLDVLACPQDKGPLTYKEDEQLLVNERLNIAYRIDDGIPVLLIDEAQDYPSAPSA
- the tyrS gene encoding tyrosine--tRNA ligase, translated to MSTNIVDELEWRGLINQSTDLEALRTATEAPISLYCGFDPTGPSLHAGHLVPLLMLRRFQEAGHRPIVLAGGATGMIGDPRDVGERTMNSSDTVADWAGRISSQLERFVSFEGDNAALLVNNNDWIKDMTVIDFLRDVGKHFSLSTMLSRDTVKRRLENDGISYTEFSYMLLQANDYVQLRRNHDCVLQVGGGDQWGNLVAGVDLNRRMDGEQVHALTVPLVTDSEGKKFGKSTGGGSLWLDPEMTSPYTWYQYFVNTADADVIRYLRWFTFLDQEELDRLAVEVEERPFKREAQKRLAQEMTDLVHGVKAREGVELASQALFGRAEIRDLDEQTLASAVSATEVFEFSDAETSIVDLLVGAGLSESKGAARRSVKEGGIYVNNERVESEDWTPTADDLLHGSWLVLRRGKKSFAGAKKM